The genomic segment AGGAAGGTGCCTGACTACCATCCTGAATTACACTGTAAATGGCATCAATTTATTTCAGAGTGACAGTGTGCATGTCCATGATGGGTTCCACAATTTTAGCTTCTTctacatttcatatattttgaaaagtttcCTTCCTCTTGATTATTGgttatgtgtttttaattttaaactgtcATCAAATGTACTTTGAATCTCTAGGAGTAGGAGAGAAATTGTGTTATTTTAGATTTCTgtttaaacaaaattaatattcATCTGCCATTGACCTTCAGGAAAAGACATGGGTTTTTaacatagaaaatgaacttaaaGACTTACATTTGGTGATCTTTTGTAATTACATGTATCTCATAttctactttgaaaatatttcatcattaaatatttaagtatGTGTGTTACCATATCTGTTTGGGAAAACAAACTCTCATTGACTCCTTTTTAAATTTGAAGGTTTTGTTTCAAAGATTCAATCAAGAAAGATTATTATTCTTCACAAGGAACAACTTACCAAAGGGGCAACGAGGGAGCTATCCTCCTGCCCTGGATGGGAGAAGTATTTGATCATTGGTATAGCTTAGAATTGCTGGTGCATGGtgataataaaaaacaaactggaTTTTGGCCAGTCTCATTATTGTTCTTAGATTCTCTGCAAACAACACCCTTGCTTACTACTTACCTCTAGGAGGGAACCCTCCCACTCCACTCCCACTACCTTGGTATGCTACTGATCTCAAGTTCTCCTCTCTGGGGTGAAGACTGACTGAAATGATATTAGAGATGGAGAATTTTAGGATCTAAACCAGTTGTCCACaaactgtgtgctcagttgctcagtgtgtccagctgtttgtgaccccatggcctgtagcacaccaggctccactttccatgggattttccaggcaagaatattggagtgggttgccatttcctactccagcggcCACAAACTATGGCATGCAGGCCAAATATGGCCGTATgcctatttttataaatagagtttgtttattacttttatttaatgTATTCTTTCTGACTGCTTTTGCATTACAATCACAAAGTTCAGTAGTTGGATAAAGACTATATACTCTCCACACCTAGAATAGTTACTATCAGGCTCTTCACAGAAAACATTCCCTTACTGTCAGTAATCAAAGTATTACTTGCTTTGTAGACATGTAAGCAAGACAGTTATTTCACATTTGTATTATAGGCCAGTAATTTAACAAGTGTTTTTATTAAGTGTTTACCATTGTCTACCATTATATTTACctatcattttttctcttttttgtagcCCCTGCTATGTGGATATTTGTTAGCAATGACTGATGTGGAAACTACATATGCAGATTTTATTGCTTCAGGAAGAACGGGTAGAAGAAATGCAATACATGATATCCTGGTTTCCTCTGCAAGTGGCAACAGCAATGAATTAGCCTTGAAATTAGCAGGTCTTGATATCAACAAGACAGGTGAGTTGTTTGACATCTCTCTGTGAAAATAGAGTGATTTACAGCATTTCACTAAGTAGGATTaaggcatgaaaaaaaaaaaaacacctttggaaGTAACCTAATAGAGTCATAAACAGTTTTATATATAAGGTAAGGTAAAAGGCAGGTACTAATCTCTTAATCACGTGCACTCAAACACatgactgtttgtttttttttttaatcctcatctCTATAAAAGCTCTTAAATGTGAGAACATTTAACAAAGCTGGAGCTAGGACAATACTGGCCACCTCTAACATTTAACAACATTAGATGTTTAACAAGATTCACAGGTGAGTCTGACAGACCTCAATTTCAAGaaccatttcaaaataaaagggtCTCCAGGACCATTTTTGTTGAGAATGGAAGTAAAATAGTTGGTTACATAAACAAATTTTAGGTAAGAAGTTCTTTTAGTTTTCCTTGAATCATAGACTGAGTTTGAAAAGCTGTCTTATTTTTGGGCCCCGAAGTCCTACCCACCAAATCTAGCTTTAccaatgaaaaagtaaaacaagttTGACATGTCAAAATACTTCTGAATCCCCTGATAGTTCTTCCATCCATAGCTTTTGCAAGTATCAAAGCTGAAtgtatttctctgaaaaaaaaatttgtgcaaaaaatcttttaaagtaaaaagcAGTTCATGATTAAGGAACCATAGTGTTATACATACGAAAAACACTGATCAATTTCTGACTTGTGATAACAACTTGATATTGTTGTTGTAACTTCTATGCTGTTAGAATTTTTATGCAAAGCCTTCCAGTTATAGTATTGGAAAACTGAGTCAGAACATACATATATGAATGAAATAGCTCAGTAACACTATCTTAAAATGCTTAGGGACAGAACTTTATTCAGTGATTACAGGTCAGCAAGTTATACCTTGGTCTTTTCAAATTCAGgttgaaaataaaaccataacAATCACTTCTATGGAGCACACAGACTGAAgtatattttagttttcattgtttctctatcTTTAGTACTGggagttaatatttaaaattaactgCTAACTCTGAGAAAGCCTGTAGGGAATCATTCCAATTTGGTGGCATAAAGAAgtagatatatttttttccatcaatCTTTgagaatttgttaaaatttttcattaaatttgtattctatataaatattctattttaaataatctaAATTTAGCCACTcttaggcttaaagctcaacattcaggaaactaagatcatggcatctggtcccatcacttcatgggaaatagatggggaaacagtggaaacagtgtcagactttattttggggggctccaaaatcacagcagatggtgattgcagccatgaaattaaaagacgcttactccttggaaggaaagttatgaccaacctagatagcatattcaaaagcagagacattactttgccaacaaaggtccgtccagtcaaggctatgggttttccagtggtcatatatggatgtgagagttggactgtgaagaaagctgagcaccgaagaattgatgctcttggactgtggtgttggagaagactcttgggagagTCAACCagttgtaaggagatccaaccagtccattctaaaggagatcagtcctgggtgttctttggaaggaatgatgctaaagctgaaactccagtactttggccatctcatgcgaagagttgactcattggaaaagactcagatgttgggagggattgggggcaggaggaaaaggggatgacagaggatgagatggctggatggcatcaccgacttgatggacatgggtttgggtgaactctgggagttggtgatggacagggaggcctggtgtgctgcaattcatggggtcgcaaggagtcggacacgactgagcgactgaactgaactaaactgaacatgaggatatttttattcatagtgtagtttaatttatttttgttgttgttgttttcactgAAATTAAGACGCATTAGCCACAAGACCTTTCTTATAACAGTGATTATAGTCTCAATATAATCTATATAgattatgttaaaatttaaataaattgaaattttatattaatacataaatacatttgtatttgatgttaatatactgtaattgaatattaacaatttaaaataactcAGAAAAC from the Budorcas taxicolor isolate Tak-1 chromosome 14, Takin1.1, whole genome shotgun sequence genome contains:
- the PKIA gene encoding cAMP-dependent protein kinase inhibitor alpha, with product MTDVETTYADFIASGRTGRRNAIHDILVSSASGNSNELALKLAGLDINKTEGEEDAQRNSTEQSGEAQGEAAKSES